A single Micromonospora sp. CCTCC AA 2012012 DNA region contains:
- a CDS encoding ROK family protein — translation MVTTLAIDCGGGGIKASVLDAAGTMRARPLRVPTPYPLPPSLFVKTLLDLGGRLPAADRVTVGMPGMIRHGVVVATPHYVTRTGPRSRVDPDLLAEWSGYDARSALADAFGVPALVLNDAEVHGAGVVAGTGCELVLTLGTGLGSALFDGGVLAPHLELSHAPVRWGTTYDTYVGEPERRRLGDAFWSRRIRQVVDGLRPVFRWDRLYLGGGNSRLIRPEQLARMGDDVVVVPNTAGIVGGVRAWELVGDRYDPTH, via the coding sequence GTGGTGACCACTCTCGCGATCGACTGTGGGGGCGGGGGGATCAAGGCGTCCGTGCTGGACGCCGCCGGGACCATGCGGGCCCGGCCGCTGCGGGTGCCGACGCCGTACCCGTTGCCTCCGTCGCTCTTCGTCAAGACCCTGCTGGACCTCGGTGGCCGGCTGCCGGCGGCGGACCGGGTGACGGTCGGCATGCCGGGGATGATCCGGCACGGCGTGGTGGTCGCCACCCCGCACTACGTGACCCGTACCGGGCCGCGCAGCCGGGTCGACCCGGACCTGCTGGCCGAGTGGTCCGGCTACGACGCCCGCAGCGCGCTCGCCGACGCGTTCGGGGTCCCCGCGCTGGTGCTCAACGACGCCGAGGTGCACGGGGCGGGCGTGGTCGCCGGCACCGGCTGCGAGCTGGTGCTGACCCTCGGCACCGGGCTGGGCAGCGCGCTCTTCGACGGTGGGGTGCTCGCCCCGCACCTGGAGCTGTCGCACGCCCCGGTCCGCTGGGGCACCACCTACGACACGTACGTCGGCGAGCCGGAGCGTCGGCGGCTCGGTGACGCCTTCTGGTCCCGGCGGATCCGGCAGGTGGTGGACGGCCTGCGGCCGGTGTTCCGCTGGGACCGGCTCTATCTGGGCGGCGGAAACTCGCGGCTGATCCGGCCGGAGCAGCTGGCCCGGATGGGCGACGACGTGGTGGTCGTGCCGAACACGGCCGGAATCGTCGGTGGTGTCCGGGCCTGGGAGCTGGTGGGCGACCGGTACGACCCGACCCACTGA
- a CDS encoding tetratricopeptide repeat protein, whose translation MDLLAEYRRATMFFETGDPAGAARLLEPIVEAEPGNSSVRQLLARAYFQSAQLNRAEEQLRELVDRDPSDHYAHHVLGRTLERLNRHVDALRHLRIAAAMYATNTDYTTALRRVEGRVGGGR comes from the coding sequence ATGGATCTGCTGGCGGAGTACCGACGGGCGACCATGTTCTTCGAAACGGGTGACCCGGCCGGAGCGGCCCGACTGCTCGAGCCGATCGTCGAGGCGGAGCCGGGCAACTCCTCCGTGCGGCAGCTGCTGGCCCGGGCGTACTTCCAGTCGGCCCAGCTCAACCGGGCCGAGGAGCAGCTCCGGGAGCTGGTCGACCGGGACCCGAGCGACCACTACGCGCACCACGTGCTGGGCCGGACACTGGAGCGGCTGAACCGGCACGTCGACGCCCTGCGTCACCTGCGCATCGCGGCGGCCATGTACGCGACCAACACCGACTACACGACCGCGCTGCGCCGGGTGGAGGGCCGGGTGGGCGGCGGTCGCTGA
- a CDS encoding Smr/MutS family protein, with protein sequence MKLKLDLHDIYNKGHDIDRALRGIMDEAVAKKATLVEIIPGKGSGALKKKVLRFLDQKDVKQLYHRVEKDSKNFGRLFVHFRWK encoded by the coding sequence GTGAAGCTCAAGCTCGATCTCCACGACATCTACAACAAGGGCCACGACATCGACCGCGCGCTGCGCGGGATCATGGACGAGGCGGTGGCGAAGAAGGCCACCCTGGTGGAGATCATCCCCGGCAAGGGTTCCGGCGCGCTGAAGAAGAAGGTGCTGCGCTTCCTCGACCAGAAGGACGTCAAGCAGCTCTACCACCGGGTCGAGAAGGACTCGAAGAACTTCGGCCGCCTCTTCGTCCACTTCCGCTGGAAGTAG
- a CDS encoding TetR/AcrR family transcriptional regulator, whose translation MSPRRTPVSRRDRPAKSPLSRGGLVAVALRIMRDEGLERVTMRRLATELDTGPASLYVYVDNMAELHGALLDELVAELDLPTDAAARHWRDELIGLLVRYTGLLMGYPSLARSVLTLRPSGPHYLRLIDALLGLLHVGGVPARQAAWGVDLLLQHATATAAEQGTRDESAVADSEAEQLLVAVREADEGDHPNVHRVRDELFSGTGEERLRWSFAVLVDGLATTATP comes from the coding sequence ATGAGCCCTCGTCGTACGCCGGTCAGTCGTCGGGACCGGCCGGCCAAGTCGCCGCTGAGCCGGGGTGGCCTCGTCGCCGTGGCGCTGCGGATCATGCGGGACGAGGGCCTGGAGCGGGTCACCATGCGGCGGCTCGCGACCGAACTCGACACCGGTCCCGCCTCGCTCTACGTCTATGTCGACAACATGGCCGAGCTGCACGGCGCGCTGCTGGACGAGCTCGTCGCCGAGCTGGATCTCCCGACCGACGCGGCCGCACGGCACTGGCGCGACGAGCTGATCGGGCTGCTGGTCCGCTACACCGGGCTGCTCATGGGCTATCCGAGCCTGGCCCGCTCGGTGCTGACGCTCCGGCCGTCCGGGCCGCACTACCTGCGTCTGATCGACGCGCTGCTGGGTCTGCTGCACGTCGGCGGCGTGCCGGCGCGGCAGGCCGCCTGGGGTGTCGACCTGCTGTTGCAGCACGCCACGGCCACGGCGGCGGAGCAGGGCACCCGGGACGAGTCGGCGGTCGCCGACAGCGAGGCCGAGCAGCTCCTGGTGGCCGTACGGGAGGCCGACGAGGGTGACCACCCGAACGTCCACCGGGTCCGCGACGAGCTCTTCTCCGGCACCGGCGAGGAGCGGCTGCGCTGGTCGTTCGCCGTGCTGGTGGACGGCCTCGCCACCACTGCCACCCCCTAG
- a CDS encoding FAD-dependent oxidoreductase has translation MTTPSIAIVGAGLGGLLLARVLHVHGIPATVHERDAGQEARTQGGMLDIHQDTGQLALRAADLYEGFRRIVHPGGEALRILDRQGTVLVDEADEGDGDRPEVDRGDLRRLLLDSLPEGTIRWGATVTAARPLGDGRHALTLSDGDTVTTDLLVGADGAWSRIRPLVSNATPTPAGVSFVEIELVDADTRHPGCAAVVGAGMMFALAPGQGLLAHRETDGSLHVYAAFTGGDVDIAGRDPARLVERFADWAPELRALITEADGDLVPRAIHMLPVGHRWDRVPGVTLLGDAAHLMSPFAGEGANLAMLDGAGLGRALADHPDDVEAALAAYERALFPRSARAAAEAAANLAVCFRDDAPQGLVDQFAAYAEPR, from the coding sequence ATGACCACACCGTCGATCGCCATCGTGGGCGCCGGGCTGGGCGGCCTGTTGCTCGCCCGCGTCCTGCACGTCCACGGCATTCCGGCCACCGTCCACGAGCGGGACGCCGGGCAGGAGGCGCGTACCCAGGGCGGCATGCTCGACATCCACCAGGACACCGGGCAGCTCGCGCTCCGCGCCGCCGACCTCTACGAGGGGTTCCGCCGCATCGTGCACCCCGGCGGCGAGGCGCTGCGCATCCTGGACCGGCAGGGCACGGTCCTCGTGGACGAGGCCGACGAGGGCGACGGTGACCGGCCCGAGGTCGACCGCGGCGACCTGCGCCGGCTGCTGCTGGACTCGCTGCCCGAGGGCACGATCCGGTGGGGCGCCACGGTCACCGCGGCCCGCCCACTCGGCGACGGACGGCACGCGTTGACCCTTTCGGACGGCGACACCGTCACCACCGACCTGCTGGTCGGCGCGGACGGCGCCTGGTCCCGGATCCGGCCGCTGGTCTCGAACGCCACCCCGACCCCGGCCGGAGTGTCCTTCGTGGAGATCGAACTGGTCGACGCCGACACCCGTCATCCCGGCTGCGCCGCCGTCGTCGGCGCCGGCATGATGTTCGCCCTCGCCCCCGGCCAGGGCCTCCTGGCGCACCGGGAGACCGACGGCAGCCTGCACGTCTACGCCGCGTTCACCGGCGGGGACGTCGACATCGCCGGCCGGGACCCGGCCCGGTTGGTGGAGCGGTTCGCCGACTGGGCGCCCGAGCTGCGGGCGCTGATCACCGAGGCCGACGGCGACCTGGTGCCGCGGGCCATCCACATGCTGCCCGTCGGGCACCGGTGGGACCGGGTGCCGGGCGTCACGCTGCTCGGCGACGCCGCGCACCTGATGTCCCCGTTCGCCGGCGAGGGCGCCAACCTCGCCATGCTCGACGGGGCCGGGCTGGGCCGTGCCCTCGCCGACCACCCGGACGACGTCGAGGCGGCGCTCGCCGCGTACGAGCGGGCGCTCTTCCCGCGCAGCGCGCGGGCCGCCGCCGAGGCCGCCGCCAACCTGGCGGTCTGCTTCCGTGACGACGCCCCGCAGGGCCTCGTCGACCAGTTCGCCGCCTACGCCGAACCGCGCTGA
- a CDS encoding M28 family peptidase: MGVSPTRPADRALARPRRRLPAALAALAALLAVGAGTLLDLRPPAPRPADAPAGDFSAARAYEQVRVIAARPHVAGSPANDQVREHLVDVLRGLGLETEVQDTVAPEAGQLSGAAGGATVARVRNVVARVPGTAPTGRVFLVAHYDSVQSGPGGNDDAAGTSTILEVGRALTAGPRPRNDIVLVLTDAEEACLCGAAAFAQSHPLAADGGVVLNLEARGSTGPVIMFETSRNNAKLVDVFGRAAPHPVGTSFAVEIYRALPNDTDFTAFLDRNFVGLNSAYIDGGAVYHSPLDTPAAMDRRSLQMHGDNALGLAREFGRTDLNALRSDHDATYFPVPGGLVRYPGWLTLPLALLAVVAVGVLGWLLRRRGRATAGRLAAGVGLALVPVVAAPLGAWLLWTGITTARPGYAELLDPYRPTWYRLAVVALAATILFAWYASTRRRVGPAALAFGGLVWLALFGVLLAVLVPGGAYLTTLPALAGALAGLAALATRLDGPWPVLAVTLAGAVAVLILLPTVVLLFPALGMAMGGVAALFAVLLGLAALPVVDLLHPQAGGQRGLVALRARRLGALPAVAAGLAAVVLAGVGLVVDRFDAAHPVPTHLMYALDAGTGKAQWLSREDDPQPWTAGFVDDRASVADDFPGLGDPELRAGPAQPANLPAPTVTVLADTRAGDQRVLRLRLVPQRPVRLATLHVDTSTATVRSAVVGGREVPVKAREGRWGFGIVFHAPPPEGIEVTLTLTPKADKVVLRAMDASDGLTAVPGFRPRPADVGVVGSHTSEMLAVARSYSF; this comes from the coding sequence GTGGGCGTATCCCCCACCCGCCCCGCCGACCGGGCCCTGGCCCGGCCCCGGCGGCGCCTGCCCGCCGCCCTCGCCGCGCTGGCGGCGCTGCTCGCCGTCGGCGCGGGCACCCTGCTCGACCTGCGCCCACCGGCGCCCCGACCGGCCGACGCGCCGGCCGGTGACTTCAGCGCCGCCCGGGCGTACGAGCAGGTGCGGGTGATCGCTGCCCGGCCGCACGTGGCCGGCAGCCCCGCCAACGACCAGGTCCGGGAGCACCTGGTCGACGTGCTGCGCGGCCTGGGCCTGGAGACCGAGGTGCAGGACACCGTGGCGCCGGAGGCGGGTCAGCTCAGCGGGGCGGCCGGCGGCGCCACCGTCGCGCGGGTCCGCAACGTGGTGGCCCGGGTGCCCGGGACCGCGCCGACCGGCCGGGTCTTCCTGGTCGCCCACTACGACTCGGTGCAGTCGGGCCCGGGCGGCAACGACGACGCGGCCGGCACGTCGACGATCCTGGAGGTGGGCCGGGCGCTGACCGCCGGGCCGCGCCCCCGCAACGACATCGTCCTGGTGCTCACCGACGCCGAGGAGGCGTGCCTCTGCGGGGCCGCCGCGTTCGCGCAGAGCCATCCACTCGCCGCCGACGGCGGGGTGGTGCTCAACCTGGAGGCGCGCGGCTCCACCGGCCCGGTGATCATGTTCGAGACGTCCCGGAACAACGCGAAGCTGGTCGACGTCTTCGGTCGGGCCGCCCCGCACCCGGTCGGCACCTCGTTCGCCGTGGAGATCTACCGGGCGCTGCCGAACGACACCGACTTCACCGCCTTCCTGGACCGGAACTTCGTCGGGCTGAACTCCGCGTACATCGACGGCGGGGCGGTCTACCACTCGCCGCTGGACACCCCGGCGGCGATGGACCGGCGCAGCCTCCAGATGCACGGCGACAACGCGCTCGGGCTGGCCCGCGAGTTCGGGCGTACGGACCTCAACGCGCTGCGGTCGGACCACGACGCCACCTACTTCCCGGTGCCCGGCGGGCTGGTCCGCTACCCGGGTTGGCTGACCCTGCCGCTGGCGCTGCTCGCGGTGGTCGCCGTCGGCGTGCTCGGCTGGCTGCTGCGACGGCGCGGGCGGGCCACCGCCGGCCGGCTCGCCGCCGGCGTCGGGCTCGCGCTGGTGCCGGTGGTGGCCGCGCCGCTGGGCGCCTGGCTGCTCTGGACCGGGATCACCACGGCCCGCCCCGGCTACGCGGAACTGCTCGACCCGTACCGCCCGACCTGGTACCGGCTCGCGGTGGTGGCGCTCGCCGCCACGATCCTCTTCGCCTGGTACGCGTCGACCCGTCGCCGGGTCGGACCGGCCGCCCTCGCGTTCGGTGGGCTGGTCTGGCTGGCCCTGTTCGGGGTGCTGCTCGCCGTCCTGGTGCCCGGCGGGGCGTACCTGACGACCCTGCCGGCCCTGGCCGGTGCGCTGGCCGGCCTCGCGGCCCTGGCCACCCGGCTCGACGGCCCCTGGCCGGTGCTGGCGGTGACCCTGGCCGGCGCGGTCGCCGTGCTGATCCTGCTGCCGACCGTGGTGCTGCTCTTCCCCGCGCTCGGGATGGCGATGGGTGGCGTCGCGGCGCTCTTCGCGGTGCTGCTCGGGCTGGCCGCGCTGCCGGTGGTGGACCTGCTGCACCCGCAGGCCGGCGGCCAGCGTGGCCTGGTCGCGCTGCGGGCCCGCCGGCTGGGCGCGCTGCCGGCCGTCGCCGCCGGGCTCGCGGCCGTGGTGCTCGCCGGGGTCGGCCTGGTCGTGGACCGCTTCGACGCCGCCCACCCGGTGCCCACCCACCTGATGTACGCCCTGGACGCCGGCACCGGGAAGGCCCAGTGGCTCAGCCGGGAGGACGACCCGCAGCCCTGGACCGCCGGCTTCGTCGACGACCGGGCGTCGGTGGCCGACGACTTCCCCGGCCTGGGCGACCCGGAGCTGCGGGCCGGGCCGGCGCAGCCGGCGAACCTGCCCGCGCCGACGGTGACGGTGCTGGCCGACACCCGCGCGGGCGACCAGCGGGTGCTGCGGCTGCGGCTGGTCCCGCAGCGGCCGGTCCGCCTCGCCACGCTGCACGTCGACACCTCCACCGCCACCGTGCGGTCGGCGGTGGTGGGGGGCCGCGAGGTGCCGGTCAAGGCCCGCGAGGGTCGGTGGGGCTTCGGGATCGTCTTCCACGCCCCGCCGCCGGAGGGCATCGAGGTCACGCTGACCCTGACCCCGAAGGCGGACAAGGTCGTGCTGCGGGCCATGGACGCCAGCGACGGTCTGACCGCCGTCCCCGGCTTCCGCCCCCGCCCCGCCGACGTCGGCGTGGTCGGCTCGCACACCTCGGAGATGCTTGCGGTGGCCCGCAGCTACTCCTTCTGA
- a CDS encoding PP2C family protein-serine/threonine phosphatase, with amino-acid sequence MTGSSLVPYPHGGLARHGNLPPGERLRVLLVEDDEGDAFLVGELLAETNSMIDLLVATSLSEARQRVMGVDCVLLDLGLPDAQGLDGLRQVLEMSSGAAVCVLTGRSDEHLGIVAVAEGAQDYLVKGQVDGVLLTRALRYAVERKRADENARRLREVELRQAESARLERGLLPQPLMTTDQVAVHTFYRPGRHAALIGGDFYDVVQTRPDRIDLIVGDVCGHGVDEAALGVELRVAWRALILAGVPDDEVLPALEQVLMSERRLQEIFATVATVRLDLAAHRATVRLAGHPPPVLLSGGEVAPVPAKGGLLLGVRPRRPVAFDLEFDTDDWSLLMYTDGLIEGRVGDGDERLDVAGLTELLADPANRAVPLAELPAWLVGRAEQINGGPLADDVAMLLVTRGAGR; translated from the coding sequence ATGACCGGTTCCTCCCTGGTGCCGTACCCGCACGGGGGGCTCGCGCGGCACGGCAACCTGCCGCCCGGTGAACGCCTCCGGGTCCTGCTGGTCGAGGACGACGAGGGGGACGCCTTCCTCGTCGGTGAGCTGCTCGCCGAGACCAACTCGATGATCGACCTGCTGGTCGCCACCAGCCTGAGCGAGGCCCGCCAGCGGGTGATGGGCGTCGACTGCGTCCTGCTCGACCTCGGCCTGCCCGACGCGCAGGGGCTGGACGGGCTGCGCCAGGTGCTGGAGATGTCCAGCGGCGCCGCGGTCTGCGTGCTGACCGGCCGCTCCGACGAGCACCTGGGCATCGTCGCGGTCGCCGAGGGCGCCCAGGACTATCTGGTCAAGGGGCAGGTCGACGGGGTCCTGCTGACCCGGGCGCTGCGCTACGCCGTCGAACGCAAACGGGCCGACGAGAACGCCCGCCGGCTCCGCGAGGTCGAGCTGCGGCAGGCCGAGTCCGCCCGCCTGGAGCGCGGCCTGCTGCCCCAGCCGCTGATGACCACCGACCAGGTCGCGGTGCACACCTTCTACCGTCCCGGTCGGCACGCCGCCCTCATCGGCGGCGACTTCTATGACGTGGTGCAGACCCGGCCGGACCGGATCGACCTGATCGTCGGCGACGTCTGCGGCCACGGCGTCGACGAGGCCGCCCTCGGCGTCGAACTGCGGGTCGCCTGGCGGGCGTTGATCCTGGCGGGCGTGCCCGACGACGAGGTGCTGCCCGCGCTGGAGCAGGTGCTGATGAGCGAGCGCCGCCTCCAGGAGATCTTCGCCACGGTGGCCACCGTCCGCCTCGACCTGGCCGCCCACCGGGCCACCGTACGACTCGCCGGGCATCCGCCGCCGGTGCTGCTCAGCGGGGGTGAGGTCGCGCCGGTGCCGGCCAAGGGTGGCCTGCTGCTGGGCGTACGACCGCGCCGGCCCGTTGCCTTCGACCTGGAGTTCGACACCGATGACTGGTCCCTGTTGATGTACACCGACGGCCTGATCGAAGGGCGGGTGGGCGACGGCGACGAGCGGCTCGACGTGGCGGGGCTGACCGAACTCCTCGCCGACCCGGCCAACCGGGCGGTGCCTCTGGCCGA